The genomic window CGCACTGGCCGACCATCTGGCGGACCGCACCCTGTGCATAAAAGACGGGCAGGTGTCGGAGGGCGAGTGCGGCCTCTCCTGAATTTCGCACGCATCGCCTGCTGGTTCGTGTTGCGCCAGTGGCGGCAGAAGCTCTGGCGTTCCCTGGCGGTGATCGTGGGCGTGGGTCTTGGCGCCTCGGTCTTTCTGAGCGTTCGCCTCGCGGTGAACGCCTCGGTGGAGGCCTTCAGTCAGGGCATGGACGCCTTTACCGGCACGGCCTCGCTCTCCGTTGCCGCGCCCGGCTTCCGTGTGGATGACTCGTTGGTGGGGCGGCTTCTGCGCCTTCCGGGTGTCACCCAGGCCTCGCCGGTTATTTCGGCCTACGTGAAGGACGATGCGGGCAATCCGGTGCGCCTGATCGGGGTGGACCCCCTGCTGGACCGCGCCTTCCGGGGATTCTCCATCGCAGGAAGCTCCGGCGAGGCGGACCAGGGCGTCAACTGGATGGACCTCATGGCCGTTCCCGGAACCGTGCTCCTGGGCAAACCCCTGGCCCAGCGCCTGGGCGTGGAGCCGGGCGGGCGCTTCACCCTGCACTCCGGCGGTCGCGAGGCCTCTTTCACGGTGCTGGCGGTGCTCGCTCCGGAAGGTCTGGCCGGGGTGGAGGCGGGCAATCTGGCGGTGGCGGACATCTCCACCGCCCAGGAGTTTTTGGGGCTGGCCGGAAAGGTGGACCGCATCGACGTGAAGCTCGCGCCGGGCGTGTCAGCCGACGCCGTGGGGGAAATATTGCCTCCGGGCGTCCACGCCGCGCCGCCCGGCGAGGCCCGCGAATCCGGTCTGGCCATGATTGAGGCCTATCAGCTGAACCTCACGGTGCTTTCATTCGTGTCGCTCTTCGTGGGCATGTTCCTGGTGTACAGCCTGGTGTCCCTGGACGCGGCCTCGCGCCGCAAGGAGCTGGCCGTGCTGCGCTCCCTGGGGGCAGGGCCGGGCGCGGTGTCCGCCCTGTTCCTGTTTCAAGGAGGCATGCTCGGGGCGCTGGGCTGGCTGGCAGGCATGCCCGTGGCGGCGGTGTTCACGGGCTGGATGCTCCAGGGCGTCAGTTCCACGGTGAACAACCTGTTCGTGCGCGTGGCTGTGCAGGGGGCGAGCCTTGATCCCCGGGAGATCGGCCTGTCGCTCGGCGTCACTGTGGCCGTGTCGCTTCTGGCCTCCATCGGGCCTGCGGTGCGGGCCATGCGCGTCTCCCCGCGAGAAGCCATGTCCATCCACCGTCAGGAGGAGAGCCAGAGCGCATCCGCCGGACGGGTCTGGGCCGCTCTGGGGCTCGTGCTGGCCGTGGGCGCGTGGCCCGTCAGCATGCTGCCGTCGCCAACGGGGTTTCCGCTGCCCGGCTATCTGGCCATCTTTCTGCTGTTCACGGGGCTGGCCCTGCTCTCGCCCTTCGCGCTTCGCCTGACCATCGCCCTGGCCGCCCCCCTGGCCCGGTTGGGCGGGGTCCCGGCGGAGCTGGCTTCGGCGCAGGCCGGGCGGGGCGGCAACCGGGCCGCCGTGTCCGTAGGGGCGCTGGCCACGGCTATGGCCCTGTTCCTGGCGCTCTCCACCATGATCCACAGCTTCCGGGCCAGCTTCGTCACCTGGCTGGACCAGACCGTCACCGGGGACCTGTTCGTGCGCCCGGCCTACGCCGAGCTGAACGGCTACCGCGACAACCTGCCCCCGGAGCTCTCCGCATGGCTGGCCGCGCGCGGCGACGTGGAGGTGGTGCCCTATCTGCGGCGCTATCTCACTCTGGGAAAGACGGCGTACCAGTTCGAGGCTACGGACATGCCCGGCCTCCTCAAGTTTTCACGCTTTGCCGTGCTGGAGCGCCTGCCCGACGCCGAAGCCCTGCTGCTCTCCGGGCAGGGCGTGGCCATAGCCGAGGCCCTGGCCAACCAGGCCGGGCTGAAAGCCGGCGACCGCTTCCATGTGCAGGTGGGCGCGGCCAGGGTGGACGCCGTGGTGGCCATGGTGGTGCGCAGCTACCGCACACGCGGCGGCGAGGCCTATTTTGATCTCGCCGCGTTCCAGTCCCTGGGCGGCGACCCAGGCGCAGGAGGGCTTCGCGTATACTTCAAGGACCGCAGCGGCGACCTGACCGCCAGGGCCGAGGCCCTGCGCGCGCAGATGCTGGCCGAGCCCTGGGGGCCGGGCGTGGAGGGAGTCCCTGGAACGGGGCTGCACACGCTGGTGACGGGCATCTTCGACGAGACCTTCGCCATCACCGGGGTGCTCCTGGTGATCGCGCTGGGCGTGGCGGCGCTCGGAGTGTGCGTCACGCTGACGGTGCGTGTGCTGGAGCGCATGCGCCAGATCAACACGCTCCTGGCCGTGGGGGCAAGCCGGGGCCAGATAACGGCCATGGTGCTCTGGGAGGCGGTGTACCTGGGGCTGGCCGGGGAGATCGTAGGCGTCATCGGCGGGCTGGCCCTGTCGGTCATCATCATCTACGTGATCAACCGCCAGTCCTTCGGCTGGACGTTCGTGTACCTGCTGGACTGGCGCGCCCTGGCCCTCTCGCTGCCGCTTATCCTGGCGGCGGTGCTGGCTGCGGGGCCGCCTGCCTGCCGGGCCGCGCTGTCGCGTACGCCCGCGCTGATCCTGAGGGAACGATGAGACGAACGCATATCGCTTTGCTTGCCGCGCTGTGCCTGCTTCTGGCCTCGCAGGCTTTCGGGCAGGAGTTTATACCCGTGACCGGGCCGTGCGACTTCGAGTTCCCACGCGACCACGGGCCGCACCCCGGCCACAAGACCGAGTGGTGGTACTACACAGGGGCGCTCAAGGGGCCGTCCGGCGAGCGCTACGGGTTCCAGTTCACCCTCTTCAGGAGCCGCATCAAGCCCGGCGAGCCTGAACATGCCACGGGGTGGCGCACCAACCAGATTTTCTTGGGCCACGCGGCCATCACCGACGTGCCCGGCCGCAGGCACCGCCAGCACGAGGCGGTGTCCCGCGCGGCGCTGGATCTGGCCGGATGGGCGCAGGACGGCTCGGAAACGCGCATCTTCCTGCGCGACTGGAACCTGTCCATCGCACCGGACGCGCATCGCCTCACGGCCAGGGGGCCTGACTTCTCCTACGATCTGACGCTTACTCCCCGGAAAGGCCCCATCGCCCATGGGGAGAGGGGCTACAGCCAGAAGGGCGTCAAACCCGAGAGCGCCAGCTGCTACTATTCCATCCCGCGCATGGAGGTTGCCGGGACCATCCAACTGGACGGCAAGGCGATCCCGGTCACCGGGGAGGCCTGGATGGACCAGGAGTATTCGTCCGCGCCGCTGGAGGCGGGGATATCGGGCTGGGACTGGTTCAGCCTGCGCCTGTCGGACGGCTCCGACCTGATGGTGTTTTTCCTGCGCGCGGAGAAGGGCGGCTTCGGCCCGGCCACGGGGGGGACGCTGATCGCGCCGGACGGCAGGACCACGCGCATCAGCGCGTCGCAGCTTACGCTCGCTTCCACCGGGAGCTGGACCAGCCCGCGCTCCAAGGCCCGGTATCCGGCGGGCTGGAAGCTGACCGCGCCGGGCATCGCGCTTACGATCTCACCGGAAGTCCCCGACCAGGAGATGAACACGCCGCTTTCCACGGGGGTGAACTACTGGGAGGGGCTGGTGCGGGCCACCGGCACTGCTGGCGGCAAACCGGTGACCGGCGAGGGGTACGTGGAGCTGACCGGGTACGACAAAGCGTTCACGGCGAGGTATTGAGCGTTGAGCGGGGCGAAGAGTTTACACGGCTTGTAGTGAGGATTTATATGGTTTTTCTGGAGGTCGGCCCAGATTCTCGATTCGGGCGAGGCGGAGCCTTCTTAAGATAGAAGGACAAGAGTGCGGCAAAATACATTAGTTGTTTTTCGTGAATATTCCTTCGATGTCAGTTGGGAGTTCCCTTTGACGTATTATCTCATGGAACACGCTGTGTAAGTTACACATTTGTTCCCAAATGTGTCTGACAAGATTTACTTCTCCGAAGAGATCTAATATGGTTGATAAATTGGATCGGGTGTCCCTCATCGTTCCAGTCTCAAGATATTCTTTTAATGGTTGAATGAACTCATCATGAATCAAGGAAATGCCTTGCCATGGGTGATCAATTCCCCAAATATCTCTACAGAGAATCTCATTTATAAAACATTTGATTTGTGCCTTGTCCGGCGGGATGAGTTTAAGATGGTCGTATGCATCTAGCATGTACAGTATTTTGGATCGCTGGTACTCAAGTAATGAGAAGAGTGAGAACAGCTTTGCCCTAGTTGAATAGAGGCGCAGCCGCATATGGGCGCTGTCTGGTGTCAAGGTGTTTAACTTGGGTATGTATATTGTTTTAGTATTCTGGCCTTGTCGAATGCGTACGTCGCATGAGGAGATGTAGTCATTCAAACACAAATAATAAATTTGCTCACTTTTAAAACATACTAAGACTAAGAGTAGTGGGGCAGCCGTGCCCATCTTTCGGGCGGTGTGCAGTGATTTGGTCTCAATGGTGAATTTCACAACATCAATAGAAAAGTCTGCATCGAGCGATAGTTTGGTGTGTTCGCATGCGTTTGTGGACTTTAATTGTACAAAAAAATGTTCTCCAGATGTTGTTGAGTATTCAGAATCTATTTTGTCAAACACCTCAATGGATAAATCAATCCCATAGTCTGGGTAGTCATAGTTCCTGACAACCCAGTGAGAAGGAATAAGCCGCTGGAACATCTCACGAGATTTTGTTTCCATCTCATGTTGAAACGTTCTTTTGTGCGATGTGATATGCCTGTTATTCATGGTGAGTTATAAGTCTTGGCTTTTACTCATTATAACTGCCAGCAATAATCATCAAAGTTGTTTCTGCGCCTGTCACACGCCCATCGTTGTGTTTGTGTTGAGGAAACGAAGACTCAGCAAGTTCCAATTCCCCTCTTCCTCGTTGTCTATTTCCCCACCATTTCCAGCTCATCGCGGGCGATCTGTTCCCAGTCGAAGCGGCAGGCCACCTGGGCGGCCTCGGCCACCAGCGCGGCGCGGCGTTCGTGATTATCCATCAGGTCGACCACTGCGGCGGCGAATCCGGCCACGTCGCCCTGGGGGCGGCGCACCATGCCGCCGGGGAAGATTTCGTCATAAATCGCCAGCTCGTAGGCCACCACAGGCAGTCCGCAGGCCATGGCTTCCACGGCCACCTGCCCGAAGCTCTCGTAGTGGCTGGGCATGCAGAAACATCCGGCGTTCTTGAGCAGACGGACCTTCTCAGCCCCCTGCCTGAACCCCAAGAGGTCCACGTTGGCGGCGAGTCCGGCTGCGTCGATGTCTGATTTCAGGCGCGCGAACCAGGAGTCGCTGCCTCCGCCGATGATGGCCAGCCGCGCGCCGGGCTTGGCGTCGCAGACTTTGCGCCAGATCTTCACCAGATCGAGGAGACCCTTCTGGGGGTGCAGGCGTCCCAGGAAGATTCCGTCGTAGCGGGGGGTGTCGGGGGTGACCTGCACGGAATCGAACTCGGTCATGTCCACGCCCATGGTGACCACGGCGACGGCGGCGGGGTCCACGCCGCGCGCGAGGAGCGTGTCGCGGTCCAGGGAGTTCAGCACCAGCATGCGGCCCTTGAACAGGCGCGTGAGGCCGACTGCCAGCATCTGGGTGGACCAGTAGAGCAGGCCCCGGATGGTGGGGACGCGCCAGCGCGGGCGGAACACGTTCTCGTAGCCGCGAAAGGGGTTGGGCGCGATGAGGAACACGCACACGGTGAGCTTGGCCGCTGGGTTTCTCAGCTTGGCCAGAAGCGCCGGGACGAGGTCCACCAGGAAGTCGGACGGGGCGTAAATGGCGTCAAGCTGTTTGGGATAGCTTACGAACAGGCAGCGGAAAAGCCGCCACAGATACGTTTTCAGCACGTTGCCCAGGCTGTCGGCCTCGCTGGTGAAGGGCTCGGGGAACACCTGATAGTCCATGCCCAGGACGTTCTGGGACTCGAAGACGCCGATCTGGCGTCTGGGGAGCATGACCACGAGGCGCTGGCCCCAGGCGAGCCAGCGGCGGGCGATCTCCGAGAAGCGGACTTCGCTGCCGTCGCGGTTTTTGGTGTTCACGCGGCCCATGGCCGGGATGAAGATGCGCATGATTTCCCACTCGCTCGACTGATTGATTGACCGGGCGGTGGATAGCATTGGGGGCGGGGGGTTGGCAAAGCCCCTTTTCGCGTTCGGGTTTCTGGCGGCAATGCCCGAACCACGGCAAAGCCGCCTCCCATCCCGCGAAGCTGGTAGCCGGGTCCAGGGGGAGGCTTCTCCCCCTGGCCGCCGGAGGCATCTTAACTCTTACTCTTACAACTCCACCTGGTTCCCAAGCTCAACAACTCGCCCAGGCGGGATGTTGAAGAACGACGTGGCGTTCCAGGAGTTGCGCGACATGAACGCGAAGATCGTCTTGCGCCACTGGGCCATGGGGGCGTCTCCGGTAGTCAGGAGCGTCTCGCGCCCCAGGAAGAAGGAGGTGGAGTACACGTCCAGGGGGAGCCCCTTCTCGGTGGCCAGTTCCAGGATCTCGGGCACGCGGGGCGACTCCATGTAACCGTAGCGGGCGATCACCCTGTGGAACCCCTGACCCAGGTCCTCAATGGTGACCCGGTCTTCGGGCGCGACCTGGGGCGACTCGGTGGCCAGGATGGACAGAAGCACCACGCGCTCGTGCATGGCCTCGTTGTGCTTGAAGTGGTGCAGCAGCGTGTGCGGCACGCCCTCGGGCGAGATGGACATGAACACGGCGGTGCCGGAGGTGCGCTGCGGCTTGTACTCGGCGATGTCTCGCAGGAAGATGTCCACGGGCATGCGCATGTGTCCGTAGTGGCGGGCCAGGATGGCGCGCCCGTCGCGCCAGGTGACCATCACCATCAGGATGGCCAGGGCCAGGCTCAGGGTGAACCAGCCGCCGTCCACGATTTTCAGCAGGTTCGCGCCCAGGAAGCAGCCGTCGAAAAAGAGAAACAGCACCAGGAGTGGCAGGGCCTTCCACAGGGGCCACTTCCAGTTGAGGCGCAGCACCTCGAAATAGAGGATGGAGGTGATGGCCATGGTGGCGGTGACGGCGATGCCGTAGGCGGCGGCCAGGCGGCTGGACTCCTGGAAGACCAGCACCAGCCCGATGCAGGCGATCATGAGCATCCAGTTGACTGTGGGCAGGTAGATCTGGCCGATGGCCTGGCTGGAGGTGTGCACGATGTGCATGCGCGGCGTGAAGCCGAGCTGGATGGCCTGCTGGGTCAGGGAGTAGACGCCCGAGATCATGGCCTGGGAGGCGATGATGGTGGCCGCCGTGGACAGCACCACCATGGGATAGAGCATGAGCTTGGGCACCAGGGCGTAGAAGGGGTTGAAGGCCATGTCCGGATGATCCAGGAGCAGCGCGCCCTGGCCGAAATAGTTGAGCAGCAGCCCCGGCAGCACGATGCAATACCAGGACAGGCGGATGGGCAGGCGTCCGAAGTGGCCCATGTCGGCGTAGAGGGCCTCGCCGCCGGTGATGCACAGCACCACGGAGCCGAGAACCACGATGCCGTGCAGGTTGTTGATGGAGAAGAACTGTACGGCCCAGGCGGGGTTGAGCGCCGAGAGGATCATGGGCTCGGCGATGATCTCGGCAAGGCCGAGCCCGCCGATGACGCAGAACCACAGGATCATCACAGGCCCGAAGATCCTGCCGATGGCTGCGGTGCCGTGCTTCTGGAACATGAACAGGCCCACCAGCACCACGCAGGTCAGGGGGGCCACGTAGTCCTTGGCGGCGGCGGTGGCCACTTCCAGGCCCTCGATGGCGGACAGTACGGAGATGGCCGGGGTTATCACTCCGTCGCCGTAGAGGAGCGCCGCGCCGAACGCGGCCATGAGGAGCATGTACGGCCAGTAGCGGCCCTTGCTGGCCGGGCCGGAGCGCAGCATGGCCAGCAGGGCGAAGATGCCGCCCTCGCCCTTGTTGTCGGCGCGCAGGATGAACACCACGTATTTGAGGCTCACCACGATCATGAGCGACCAGAACACCATGGACAGCACCCCCAGCACGTTGGCCTGGGTGACGGGCACGGCGTGCATGCCGTGGAAGCATTCCTTGATGGTGTAGAGCGGGCTTGTGCCGATGTCGCCGTAGACGATGCCCAGTGCGGCCAGGGCCAGCGACGCGGTCTGGGCCTTGGTGCAGGAGCCGCCGTGGGGCGAATGGGAAGAAGAGTCCTCGGGCAGGGAGCAGGGACGCATGAAAAAGGCCTCCTAAGCGTGGGCTGAAGCACGGGCAAAGGCTCGGGCTCAAGCGCAGGTGTGGGTACTCGGGAAGGCCCCCACACCAGTTAGGAGGTCTCCCTTCGACGCTTACGAGGTTAGCTGACGGGCTCGGGCCGAAAGGTGCCCTACGCGCATGCGCGATTCGCCCCAAAAAATGGGTCCCCCGCTCCCGCCCATGGCGGGACTCAGCGATTCATTGCGGCATCTACGCCCGAGGGTTTGCGGAGTCAACGCCGCGCGCTTTCCTTTTTTCCAAATTCGGTTATCAGGGAGCATCTTCCCTTTTTTTGGAGGCAATCATGAACGTGCTCATCGTGTACTATTCCATGTATGGACATATCCAGACCATGGCCAAGGCCGTGGCCGAAGGCGTCTCCCAGGTGGCAGGCGCGACGCCGATTATGCGCCGCGTGCCCGAGACGCTGCCCGCCGAGGTGTTGGAGAAAATGGGCGCCACGGCGGCCCAGGCGGCGCAGAGCGCGGTGCCGGTTTGCACCGTGGACGAGTTGGCCGAGGCCGACGCCATCATTTTCGGCACGCCCACGCGGTTCGGCAACATGTGCGGCCAGATGCGCCAGTTCCTGGACGCAACCGGCGGCCTGTGGATGAAAGGGGCGCTGGTGGGCAAGGTGGGCTCGGTGTTCGCAAGCTCCGCCACGCAGCACGGCGGACAGGAATCCACCATCCTGACGTTCCACGTGACGCTCCTGCACCAGGGAATGGTGATCGTTGGCCTGCCCTACGCTTACCAGGGCCAGATGGGCGTGGAGGAGATCAAGGGGTGCTCGCCGTACGGGGCCAGCACCATCGCGGGCGGCGACGGCTCGCGCATGCCCACCGAGATCGAACTTGCCGGGGCGCGCTGGCAGGGCAGGCACGTGGCGGAAATCGCCACGAAGCTCACCAGGTAGCGCCGTTGTTTGAACAATATGAAGCAATGCCCTCGCGTTCACCGGGAGAACAGTCCCCCAGCAGGACGCGAGGGCCATCGCACGTCAGCGATCCTTCCAGTTCCACCATTTGAGCTTATCCGGGTCTCGCCGGGCGGGCGGGGTGGCGGCAAAGTAGACCGCCTCCCGGAACACGTAGAGCACGCAGCGGTCCTGGTGCTTGCCCCGCTGGGCGATCAGGGTGTCGTACATCTCCTGTGGGTCTCGGCGGGCGAGGTCCTCCATGGTGCGGATGCCGAGTTCCCAGAGGTCGAGGGCCATGGCCGGTCCCACGCCCGGAATGGTGCGCAGGAGCTTTTCCGTTTGCTTGTCCATGGGGCCTCCCCTATCATTTCACGGCCATGACAAAAAGCCTGCTCATATCCGGCACGCACTCCGGGTGCGGCAAGACCTCGCTGACGCTGGGGCTTCTGGCCGCGCTCACCCGGCGGGGCCTTTCCTGCGCGCCCTTCAAGACAGGACCGGACTTCATCGACCCCGGGCTGCACGCCCTGGCCTGCGGGCGCACAAGCCACAACCTGGACTCCTGGATGCTCTCCGAGGCGGCCAACCGGGAAATCTTCGCCCGGTACGCGTTCGGCGCGGACTTGGCCGTGGCCGAAGGGGCCATGGGCCTGTTCGACGGAGCATCAGGCACAAACGAGCGCGGTAGCGCGGCCCACATGGCCAAGATGCTTGGCGTCCCGGTCCTTCTGGTGATCGACGCCTCGGGCATGGCCCGCAGCGCAGCCGCCGTGGCCCAGGGCTTCGCGCGCTTCGACCCGCAGCTGTCCCTGGCCGGGGTGGTCTTCAACCGCGTGGGCGGGCCGGGGCATCGCGAGATCCTGTCCGAGGCCATGATGCAGGCGGGCATCCGGGTGCTGGGCTATCTGCCCAAGGCCCCGGAACTGGCGCTGCCCTCGCGCCATCTGGGCCTCGTTACCGCCCAGGATCTGGGCCAGGACCTGGGCCAGGACCTGGACGCTGGCCGAAGCCTGCCCGCATGGCTTACCCGGCTGGCCGACTGGGTGGAGGCCGGGACGTTGCTGGACGCGCTCCTGGAAGCGCTGCCGGATACTCCGTTGGATTTGTCTCCGCAGGAGCAGGCGGAGCCGAGGGCCGACAGGACGCAACCCGTGCGCCTGGGCGTGGCCCGAGACCGGGCCTTCTGTTTCGCCTACGCCGAGAACCTGCGCCTGCTGGAAGCCGCAGGAGCCGGGATCGTCCCCTTCTCGCCCCTGGCCGACTCCCGCCTGCCCGAAAATCTCCACGGGCTGTATCTGCCCGGCGGCTATCCCGAGCTGCACGCCCAGGCCCTCTCGCAGAACGCCTCCATGCTGGCGGCCATCCGCGCCTTCGCCCTGTCCGGCAGGCCGGTTTACGCCGAGTGCGGCGGGTTCATGGCACTCATGCAGGCCATCGTGGACGCCGAGGGCCGCTCCTGGCCCATGGCCGGGGTGTTCCCCTGCGCGGCCCGCATGCAGACGCGCTTTTCGGCGCTGGGCTACCGTGAGGCCCGCTTCACCGCAGACACGCCGCTCGGGCCGCAGGGCACGGCGGCGCGCGGCCATGAGTTCCACTATTCAAGCCTGGAGAACGCCCCAGACGCGCCAGCCGTCTACTCCCTGGCCGGGCGCAAAGGCCCGCTGGATACGCCCGAGGGCTTTCTCGCCGGGAACACGCTCGGCAGCTATGTGCATCTGCATTTCGCCTCCAACCCCGCTCTGGCCGGGAACTTCGTGGCGTCCATGCGCCGCGCGGAGGATGCATGACCACGCGGACTCTACGACAGGGATTCACCACCGGTTCGGCTGCGGCTGCTGCGGCCAAGGCCGCGCTTTCTTTCCTGTTGGAAGGGAAGGAGACCCGGATAGCCGACATCCCCCTGCCCGGCGGCGGCAGGCTGGACGTGCCCGTTGACAGTGTGGCGCGGGAAGAGGCTGGAGTCAGGGCGACGGTGGTCAAGGACGCGGGCGACGACCCCGACGCCACCAACAAGGCGCGTATTTCCTGCGTGGTAAGAATTATAAGAGAGGAGAAGAGGCCTCCGGCGGCCAAAGGGCTCCGCCCTTTGGAAACCCTAATGGGGGACGCCGGTGACGCTGGACCAGGGAGTGGGGGCGGTCAGCGGGGGGAGGTTCCTGCGATGTTCGCGGGAGAGGCCGGAGTTGGGCGTGAGGTTGAATCGGGGGAGGGGGGCCTTGCGGAAGCAGGAGAAGTCCGGGTGGAGATTCTCGGCGGGCGCGGCGTCGGGCGCGTGACGTTGCCTGGATTGCCTGTGGCCGTGGGACAACCCGCCATCAACCCCGTGCCGCGCGCCCAGATCGAGCAGGCTGCGCGGGAGGTTCTGGACCAGGCCGGGTTCGCGGGCGAAGTCCGGCTGACCATCGAAGTGGAGGACGGCGAGACCATCGCCCGCCGCACTTTGAATCCTCGACTGGGCATCGTGGGAGGAATTTCGATCCTGGGGACGCAGGGCATCGTCAAGCCCTACAGCCACGAGGCCTGGAAGGCCACCATCGAGTCCGGCCTCCAGGTGGCGCGCGCCGCCGGAATCGACACCGCAGCCTTCTCCACCGGGCGGCGCAGCGAGCGCATGCTCATGGCGCACCGTCCGGAACTGCCGGAGCTGTGCTTCGTGCAGGCTGCTGATTTCTACGGATTCTCTATGAAAAGGGCGCAGGAGATGGGCTTTTCGCGCATCGTCTGGGGCTGCTTCTTCGGCAAGCTGGCCAAGATGGCCCAGGGCCTGGAGTACACCCACGCCCACGCCCAGCCCACGAACTTCGCGGCCCTGGCCGGGCTGGCCGCCCAGGCCGGAGCGCCCCCGGAGGCTTGGCGCGCCGTGGCCCAGGCCAACACCGCCCGCCACGCCCTGGAGATCGTGCCTGATGGCGAAATCCGCCAGCGTTTCGCGGCCCTGACCGCAGCCCGCGCACTGGAAACGGCCCGGTCCTTTTTCAGCACCGGGCCGCAACCAGAGGTCGAAATTGTCTGTTTCGGGTTCGAAACGGGCGTCCTGGCCGAAGTTCCCGCCGGGACGGGGCCGAAGCCTACACTTCGTAATCGATGACGCGGCGCTCGGAGGCCACGGCCTTGATGAAGGCCACCACTTTCTGGTGCTCGGGGTGGATGGCGTAGGCCTTCAGGTCTTCCTTGGTCTTGAAAGCGGTGTACAGGGCGATGTCCGTGGGCGGCACGGACTCGAACAGGCCGTCGGTGGCCACTTCCAGCTCCACGCAGCCGGGCACCTTGGCGGGCAGCGCTTCCAGCATGGCTTTCATGGCGGCGAGATTCTCGGCCTTGGTCTTGCCTTCGGCTTCTTCCTTGAGGTTCCACATGACGATGTGCTTGATCATGATAAATCCTTTCGTTTCCGGGTAACCGGTGTTTTACCTCAGCCGGGCCGCCTCCGGGCAGCCGCGAGGGGCTGGCGTTCAGGTGCGGGCTCACGGTACACGGTGTTGCCGCCAGCACGCAAGACTCCCGCCAGTCCGCCCGGCGAGGCACGGCAAATCAGCAGGATAACGCGGACCCCACGCGTAAAGGCATTCCATGAAGAATCGACTGACAGACCCCCTGATCGAAGTGCTCGGCCTGGGCATGGGCTCTTCGCTCAACCGGGCCGAAATGGAGCGCCTTGTCAGCGCGGACGTCCTGGCGGGCGGCGCGAGGCTTCTGGCCCGCTTCGCCCATCTG from Fundidesulfovibrio putealis DSM 16056 includes these protein-coding regions:
- a CDS encoding DUF4365 domain-containing protein, which gives rise to MNNRHITSHKRTFQHEMETKSREMFQRLIPSHWVVRNYDYPDYGIDLSIEVFDKIDSEYSTTSGEHFFVQLKSTNACEHTKLSLDADFSIDVVKFTIETKSLHTARKMGTAAPLLLVLVCFKSEQIYYLCLNDYISSCDVRIRQGQNTKTIYIPKLNTLTPDSAHMRLRLYSTRAKLFSLFSLLEYQRSKILYMLDAYDHLKLIPPDKAQIKCFINEILCRDIWGIDHPWQGISLIHDEFIQPLKEYLETGTMRDTRSNLSTILDLFGEVNLVRHIWEQMCNLHSVFHEIIRQRELPTDIEGIFTKNN
- a CDS encoding potassium transporter Kup, which gives rise to MRPCSLPEDSSSHSPHGGSCTKAQTASLALAALGIVYGDIGTSPLYTIKECFHGMHAVPVTQANVLGVLSMVFWSLMIVVSLKYVVFILRADNKGEGGIFALLAMLRSGPASKGRYWPYMLLMAAFGAALLYGDGVITPAISVLSAIEGLEVATAAAKDYVAPLTCVVLVGLFMFQKHGTAAIGRIFGPVMILWFCVIGGLGLAEIIAEPMILSALNPAWAVQFFSINNLHGIVVLGSVVLCITGGEALYADMGHFGRLPIRLSWYCIVLPGLLLNYFGQGALLLDHPDMAFNPFYALVPKLMLYPMVVLSTAATIIASQAMISGVYSLTQQAIQLGFTPRMHIVHTSSQAIGQIYLPTVNWMLMIACIGLVLVFQESSRLAAAYGIAVTATMAITSILYFEVLRLNWKWPLWKALPLLVLFLFFDGCFLGANLLKIVDGGWFTLSLALAILMVMVTWRDGRAILARHYGHMRMPVDIFLRDIAEYKPQRTSGTAVFMSISPEGVPHTLLHHFKHNEAMHERVVLLSILATESPQVAPEDRVTIEDLGQGFHRVIARYGYMESPRVPEILELATEKGLPLDVYSTSFFLGRETLLTTGDAPMAQWRKTIFAFMSRNSWNATSFFNIPPGRVVELGNQVEL
- a CDS encoding glycosyltransferase family 4 protein encodes the protein MRIFIPAMGRVNTKNRDGSEVRFSEIARRWLAWGQRLVVMLPRRQIGVFESQNVLGMDYQVFPEPFTSEADSLGNVLKTYLWRLFRCLFVSYPKQLDAIYAPSDFLVDLVPALLAKLRNPAAKLTVCVFLIAPNPFRGYENVFRPRWRVPTIRGLLYWSTQMLAVGLTRLFKGRMLVLNSLDRDTLLARGVDPAAVAVVTMGVDMTEFDSVQVTPDTPRYDGIFLGRLHPQKGLLDLVKIWRKVCDAKPGARLAIIGGGSDSWFARLKSDIDAAGLAANVDLLGFRQGAEKVRLLKNAGCFCMPSHYESFGQVAVEAMACGLPVVAYELAIYDEIFPGGMVRRPQGDVAGFAAAVVDLMDNHERRAALVAEAAQVACRFDWEQIARDELEMVGK
- a CDS encoding lipocalin-like domain-containing protein; its protein translation is MRRTHIALLAALCLLLASQAFGQEFIPVTGPCDFEFPRDHGPHPGHKTEWWYYTGALKGPSGERYGFQFTLFRSRIKPGEPEHATGWRTNQIFLGHAAITDVPGRRHRQHEAVSRAALDLAGWAQDGSETRIFLRDWNLSIAPDAHRLTARGPDFSYDLTLTPRKGPIAHGERGYSQKGVKPESASCYYSIPRMEVAGTIQLDGKAIPVTGEAWMDQEYSSAPLEAGISGWDWFSLRLSDGSDLMVFFLRAEKGGFGPATGGTLIAPDGRTTRISASQLTLASTGSWTSPRSKARYPAGWKLTAPGIALTISPEVPDQEMNTPLSTGVNYWEGLVRATGTAGGKPVTGEGYVELTGYDKAFTARY
- the wrbA gene encoding NAD(P)H:quinone oxidoreductase — protein: MNVLIVYYSMYGHIQTMAKAVAEGVSQVAGATPIMRRVPETLPAEVLEKMGATAAQAAQSAVPVCTVDELAEADAIIFGTPTRFGNMCGQMRQFLDATGGLWMKGALVGKVGSVFASSATQHGGQESTILTFHVTLLHQGMVIVGLPYAYQGQMGVEEIKGCSPYGASTIAGGDGSRMPTEIELAGARWQGRHVAEIATKLTR
- a CDS encoding ABC transporter permease, with amino-acid sequence MRPLLNFARIACWFVLRQWRQKLWRSLAVIVGVGLGASVFLSVRLAVNASVEAFSQGMDAFTGTASLSVAAPGFRVDDSLVGRLLRLPGVTQASPVISAYVKDDAGNPVRLIGVDPLLDRAFRGFSIAGSSGEADQGVNWMDLMAVPGTVLLGKPLAQRLGVEPGGRFTLHSGGREASFTVLAVLAPEGLAGVEAGNLAVADISTAQEFLGLAGKVDRIDVKLAPGVSADAVGEILPPGVHAAPPGEARESGLAMIEAYQLNLTVLSFVSLFVGMFLVYSLVSLDAASRRKELAVLRSLGAGPGAVSALFLFQGGMLGALGWLAGMPVAAVFTGWMLQGVSSTVNNLFVRVAVQGASLDPREIGLSLGVTVAVSLLASIGPAVRAMRVSPREAMSIHRQEESQSASAGRVWAALGLVLAVGAWPVSMLPSPTGFPLPGYLAIFLLFTGLALLSPFALRLTIALAAPLARLGGVPAELASAQAGRGGNRAAVSVGALATAMALFLALSTMIHSFRASFVTWLDQTVTGDLFVRPAYAELNGYRDNLPPELSAWLAARGDVEVVPYLRRYLTLGKTAYQFEATDMPGLLKFSRFAVLERLPDAEALLLSGQGVAIAEALANQAGLKAGDRFHVQVGAARVDAVVAMVVRSYRTRGGEAYFDLAAFQSLGGDPGAGGLRVYFKDRSGDLTARAEALRAQMLAEPWGPGVEGVPGTGLHTLVTGIFDETFAITGVLLVIALGVAALGVCVTLTVRVLERMRQINTLLAVGASRGQITAMVLWEAVYLGLAGEIVGVIGGLALSVIIIYVINRQSFGWTFVYLLDWRALALSLPLILAAVLAAGPPACRAALSRTPALILRER